From Phragmites australis chromosome 5, lpPhrAust1.1, whole genome shotgun sequence, a single genomic window includes:
- the LOC133919130 gene encoding coleoptile phototropism protein 1, with protein MWESESESHVGERGLVPVGGGGSARHEALKNDGFVRRDQSWYVNSDIPSDLLVKVGGVSFHLHKYPMISRSGRMSRVIYETASAVAVHAVDMDTAVVDLDDLPGGADSFELAARFCYGMAVDLTAYNISGLRCAAEFLEMTEDLEEGNLIFKTEAFLSYVVLSSWRDSIVVLKGCEGLSPWAENLQIVRRCSESIAWKACANPRGVRWAYTGNAGAGAAGGGGRPPRGGTASPRWNLGGGSGGGDSKESSPSRQAVPPADWWFEDVSVLRIDHFVRVVTAIKVKGMRFNLIGAAISHYASKWLPGLTKDGPHGGVLDEPWAQASTTGGLHMIIAGGGGKDDMAASAPAREQRMVVESLISIIPPQRDSVSCGFLLRLLRLAIMLKAAPALVTELEKRVGMQLEHAVLADLLIPSYGRADTAYDVDLVQRLVEHFLVQEQTELASSPGRGEQQPEYCGARMAAESASSSSGLNAKARVARLLDSYLSEVSRDRNLSLTKFQVLAESLPESARTCDDGLYRAVDSYLKAHPTLTEHERKRMCRVMDCQKLSFDACMHAAQNERLPLRVVVQVLFSEQVKISNALASSSSSGIKPPLPPDVGALPTTRRQLLDGTPQSFQEGWAAAKKDINTLKFELESMKAKYLELQHEMDALQKQVERAAPSPAAGPKIAGSAKQQGPSAWSSGWKKLGRLARMNGTDAAGPDGHPAAPGEGARKGPRRWRNSIS; from the exons ATGTGGGAGTCGGAGAGCGAGAGCCACGTCGGCGAGCGGGGGCTCGTccccgtcggcggcggcgggtcggCGCGGCACGAGGCGCTCAAGAACGACGGCTTCGTTCGCAGAGACCAGTCCTG GTATGTGAACAGTGACATCCCTAGCGATTTGCTTGTCAAAGTCGGAGGTGTGAGCTTCCATCTTCACAAG TACCCGATGATCTCCCGGAGCGGCCGGATGAGCCGCGTCATCTACGAGACGGCGTCCGCGGTGGCGGTGCACGCCGTTGACATGGACACGGCCGTCGTGGACCTTGACGACCTCCCCGGCGGCGCGGACTCGTTCGAGCTGGCGGCCCGGTTCTGCTACGGCATGGCCGTGGACCTGACAGCGTATAACATCTCCGGCCTGCGCTGCGCCGCCGAGTTCCTGGAGATGACGGAGGACCTGGAGGAAGGCAACCTCATCTTCAAGACGGAGGCGTTCCTCAGCTACGTGGTGCTGTCATCGTGGCGGGACTCCATCGTCGTGCTCAAGGGCTGCGAGGGCCTCTCCCCGTGGGCCGAGAACCTGCAGATCGTGCGCCGCTGCAGCGAGTCCATCGCCTGGAAGGCCTGCGCCAACCCCAGGGGCGTGCGCTGGGCGTACACCGGGAacgctggcgccggcgccgcgggcGGCGGTGGCAGGCCGCCCAGGGGTGGCACGGCGAGCCCCCGGTGGAacctcggcggcggcagcggcggcggagacTCGAAGGAGTCCAGCCCCAGCCGTCAGGCCGTGCCGCCGGCGGACTGGTGGTTCGAGGACGTGTCCGTGCTCAGGATCGACCACTTCGTGCGCGTCGTCACCGCCATCAAGGTCAAAG GCATGCGGTTCAACCTCATCGGCGCGGCGATCAGCCACTACGCGTCCAAATGGCTCCCGGGGCTGACCAAGGACGGGCCGCACGGCGGAGTCCTCGACGAGCCCTGGGCGCAGGCGTCCACAACCGGCGGGCTCCACATGAtcatcgccggcggcggcggcaaggacgACATGGCCGCGAGCGCGCCGGCGCGCGAGCAGCGCATGGTGGTGGAGAGCCTGATCAGCATCATCCCGCCGCAGCGTGACAGCGTCTCCTGCGgcttcctcctccgcctgctCCGCCTAGCCATCATGCTCAAGGCCGCCCCCGCGCTGGTCACGGAGCTGGAGAAGCGCGTCGGCATGCAGCTCGAGCATGCGGTGCTGGCCGACCTCCTCATTCCGTCCTACGGCCGCGCCGACACCGCCTACGACGTCGACCTCGTGCAGCGCCTCGTCGAGCACTTCTTGGTGCAGGAGCAGACGGAGCTGGCGTCCAGCCCGGGACGTGGGGAGCAGCAGCCCGAGTACTGTGGCGCGAGGATGGCCGCGGAGtcggcgtcgtcgtcgtcggggCTGAACGCCAAGGCCCGTGTCGCCCGGCTGCTCGACAGCTACCTCTCCGAGGTCTCCCGCGACCGCAACCTCTCGCTGACCAAGTTCCAGGTCCTGGCCGAGTCGCTCCCGGAGTCGGCGCGCACCTGCGACGACGGCCTCTACCGCGCTGTAGACTCGTACCTCAAG GCGCACCCGACGCTGACGGAGCACGAGCGGAAGCGGATGTGCCGTGTGATGGACTGCCAGAAGCTGTCGTTCGACGCGTGCATGCACGCGGCGCAGAACGAGCGGCTGCCGCTGCGGGTGGTAGTGCAGGTGCTCTTCTCGGAGCAGGTCAAGATCAGCAACGCACTcgccagctcctcctcctccgggaTCAAGCCTCCACTGCCGCCGGACGTGGGCGCGCTGCCGACGACGCGGCGGCAGCTGCTGGACGGTACGCCGCAGTCGTTCCAGGAGGGGTGGGCGGCGGCGAAGAAGGACATCAACACGCTCAAGTTCGAGCTGGAGAGCATGAAGGCCAAGTACCTGGAGCTGCAGCACGAGATGGACGCGCTTCAGAAGCAGGTGGAGCGGGCCGCGCCATCGCCCGCGGCCGGCCCAAAGATCGCCGGCAGCGCCAAGCAGCAGGGGCCCTCGGCTTGGAGCAGCGGATGGAAGAAGCTGGGCAGGCTGGCCAGGATGAACGGCACCGACGCGGCGGGGCCCGACGGCCACCCAGCCGCACCCGGCGAGGGGGCGAGGAAGGGGCCCCGGAGGTGGAGGAACTCCATCTCGTGA
- the LOC133917556 gene encoding uncharacterized protein LOC133917556 isoform X2 produces the protein MASPGSDVHAGAAATVCCMCGDHGLPRELFRCDLCRLRLQHRYCSDLYPRAAAYRSCNWCLREERGGGDDSLVKAPAAVSKRRMNSSRDGDYVKERPGGGCSRSAFSAEPGKPVKKPKGNKRVVQRLVATKGRKAQTDTGKPRFRAKVRVRRYKLLAEVISCYS, from the exons ATGGCGTCCCCCGGCTCCGACGTCCATGCCGGCGCCGCTGCCACTGTATGCTGCATGTGCGGCGACCACGGCCTGCCGCGCGAGCTTTTCCGGTGCGACCTCTGCCGCCTCCGGCTGCAGCACAG ATACTGCAGCGACCTGTACCCGAGGGCTGCGGCCTACCGGAGCTGCAACTGGTGCCTGAGAGAGGAGCGCGGAGGCGGGGATGATTCGTTGGTGAAGGCGCCAGCTGCGGTGTCGAAACGGAGGATGAACAGTTCTCGTGATGGTGATTACGTCAAGGAGAGGCCGGGCGGTGGATGCTCAAGATCAGCCTTCTCGGCAGAGCCCGGGAAGCCGGTGAAGAAGCCCAAGGGCAACAAGAGGGTGGTGCAACGGCTGGTGGCGACGAAAGGGAGGAAGGCGCAGACCGACACAGGGAAGCCACGGTTCAGGGCGAAAGTGCGCGTGCGACGGTACAAGCTCCTCGCCGAGGTCATCAGTTGCTATAGCTAG
- the LOC133917556 gene encoding uncharacterized protein LOC133917556 isoform X1, with the protein MASPGSDVHAGAAATVCCMCGDHGLPRELFRCDLCRLRLQHRYTYCSDLYPRAAAYRSCNWCLREERGGGDDSLVKAPAAVSKRRMNSSRDGDYVKERPGGGCSRSAFSAEPGKPVKKPKGNKRVVQRLVATKGRKAQTDTGKPRFRAKVRVRRYKLLAEVISCYS; encoded by the exons ATGGCGTCCCCCGGCTCCGACGTCCATGCCGGCGCCGCTGCCACTGTATGCTGCATGTGCGGCGACCACGGCCTGCCGCGCGAGCTTTTCCGGTGCGACCTCTGCCGCCTCCGGCTGCAGCACAGGTACAC ATACTGCAGCGACCTGTACCCGAGGGCTGCGGCCTACCGGAGCTGCAACTGGTGCCTGAGAGAGGAGCGCGGAGGCGGGGATGATTCGTTGGTGAAGGCGCCAGCTGCGGTGTCGAAACGGAGGATGAACAGTTCTCGTGATGGTGATTACGTCAAGGAGAGGCCGGGCGGTGGATGCTCAAGATCAGCCTTCTCGGCAGAGCCCGGGAAGCCGGTGAAGAAGCCCAAGGGCAACAAGAGGGTGGTGCAACGGCTGGTGGCGACGAAAGGGAGGAAGGCGCAGACCGACACAGGGAAGCCACGGTTCAGGGCGAAAGTGCGCGTGCGACGGTACAAGCTCCTCGCCGAGGTCATCAGTTGCTATAGCTAG